The genomic segment ACGCAGCACGTCACGGGTAGTACCGGCAATGTCGGTCACAATAGCGGCTTCACGGCCTGCCAGCGCGTTTAGCAGGCTGGATTTACCGGCATTAGGGCGTCCGGCTATCACCACTTTCATGCCTTCACGCAACAGGCTTCCCTGACGGGCTTCGGCCCTGACACCGTTTAACTCCTCCATGACTTGTTGAAGCTGAGCTTCAATCTTGCCATCGGAAAGAAAATCGATCTCTTCGTCAGGAAAATCGATAGCTGCCTCAACATAGATGCGTAAGTGAGTGAGTGCTTCCACTAATTGGTGGACACGGCTGGAGAAAACGCCCTGCAATGAATTCACCGCTGAACGGGCGGCCTGCTCTGAGCTGGCATCGATTAAATCAGCAATGGCTTCTGCCTGTGCTAAATCCAGCTTACCATTCAAAAACGCGCGTTCAGAAAACTCCCCGGGACGAGCAATACGTACATCTGGCAGGGTCAGAATTCGTTTTAGCAGTAAATCAAGAATGACCGGACCACCATGCCCTTGTAACTCCAGCACATCTTCGCCGGTAAAAGAGTTTGGCCCAGGGAAGTAGAGTGCAATCCCCTGATCGAGAATCGTGCCATCTGCATCTTTGAACGGTACATAGTCCGCATAGCGCGGCTGTGGAATTTTACCCAGCAGCTGCATCGCCACTTCTGCGGCTTGCTTTCCAGAAACCCGAAGTATGCCGACGCCGCCGCGTCCCGGAGGGGTGGCTTGGGCTACGATAGTATCGGTTGTATTCATGATTTGGCTCTCTGAAAAGTGTATTAAGTCATTATATAAAAAAGGCGGTCATGGTGACCGCCTTTTATCAAGCATATTGCTGAGGTCTTACCGTCGCATTAAGCGGTTTTCTTCTCTTTCTTGTCTTTCTTATCGCGACTATGCAGGCCTTTCTTCTCCAGACCACGATAGATCAGTTTCTGCTGGATAATAGTAACCAGGTTACTCACGATATAGTACAGAACCAGACCTGATGGGAACCACAGGAAGAAGACGGTAAAAATAACTGGCATGTAAGTCATGATCTTCTGCTGCATTGGGTCAGTCACCGGCGTTGGTGACATCTTCTGGATCAGGAACATGGTTCCGCCCATTAACAGCGGCAGAATGTAGTACGGATCCTGTGCAGATAAGTCATGAATCCACAGGGCAAACGGCGCATGACGCAGTTCAACGGAGCCCATTAACATGTAATACAAC from the Limnobaculum zhutongyuii genome contains:
- the mnmE gene encoding tRNA uridine-5-carboxymethylaminomethyl(34) synthesis GTPase MnmE; translated protein: MNTTDTIVAQATPPGRGGVGILRVSGKQAAEVAMQLLGKIPQPRYADYVPFKDADGTILDQGIALYFPGPNSFTGEDVLELQGHGGPVILDLLLKRILTLPDVRIARPGEFSERAFLNGKLDLAQAEAIADLIDASSEQAARSAVNSLQGVFSSRVHQLVEALTHLRIYVEAAIDFPDEEIDFLSDGKIEAQLQQVMEELNGVRAEARQGSLLREGMKVVIAGRPNAGKSSLLNALAGREAAIVTDIAGTTRDVLREHIHIDGMPLHIIDTAGLREAGDEVERIGIERAWNEIEQADRVLFMVDGTTTDATEPEHIWPEFMARLPKTLPITVVRNKADLTGETLGISEVNSHSLIRLSARTGEGVEALRNHLKESMGFTSNTEGGFLARRRHLQALETAAQHLDQGMDQLVSARAGELLAEELRQAQQALSEITGEFTSDDLLGRIFSSFCIGK